The Streptomyces durmitorensis genome contains the following window.
TCGGTCTCCTCCTGCTGCTCCTCGAACTGGCGGCCACCGCCTGGACCCTGGCCGCCGTCGCCGCCTTCGACGCGGGGCACGGCACGTGGGCGCTGGGGGTGGGACAGCGGCTCCAGGTGCTGCTGATCGCTCTCTGGCTGGGGCTGCTCGCGCGTGCGGTGGTGCGGCGCGGATGAGTTTCGTACGGATCGGGGGAGTGCCGCACCACGTGGAGGTGACGGGGAGCGGGCCGGTCTGCGTGCTGAGCGCGGGGCTCGGGCTCGCGTGGTTCGACTGGGACCCGGTGGTGGAACTCCTCGCCCCGTGGCGGACGGTCGTCCGTTTCGACCGGCCGGGGTCGGGACTGAGCGGGCACGCGCGCGTGGCGCCCACGCTGGGCGGTGAGGCCGAGCGGATCGCGCGGATCCTGGACGCGGTGAACCCTGGCGGCCGTCCCGCCACGGTGGTCGGGCACTCGCTCGCGGGCTTCCACTGCGAGGCGTTCGCCCGCCTCTTTCCGGCGCGTACGGCGGGCCTAGTCCTGGTCGACTCCAGCGTCGAGGAGCGGCCCAGGGTGCGGGCTTCGCGCGAGGTGCGAGTGGGGGCGGCCCGGGTGTGCGGGGCGGTGTTGAGCGGGGTGGGGGTGCCGCGGGCGGTGGGTCCTGCGCTGCGGAGGGTGGCGGTGCGGGGGGACTCGGGGGCGTCGTCGGTGGAGGAGGTGAGGCGGGTCTATGGGGCGAGCCGTGTGCTGCGGGGGTCGCTTCTGGAGTATGTGACGTACGGCGACGCAGCGCTCGAACTCACCACTCTCCGCCGGGAGTTCCCTCTCCGGGAGCGGCTTCCGGTGACGGTGCTCGCCGCGTACTCCGGGGGTGCGGTGGGCTGGCTCGCCCGGCAGCGGGCCCTCGCCGCCTCGCTCGGCGCGACCTTCCGCGTCGCGGAACCATCGGGCCACTTGGTCATGCGGGACGCCCCGGGGGGCGTGGCGGAGGCGGTGCTGTCCACGCCGTGAGGGTGCCGGGCCCCCGGCGGTAGCCCCTGGACCGCCGCTTCGCGGCGGATCTTTCCCGCCCACCCACCCGATTGCCCGGCGGTGCCATCGTCAGGGAGATCGCTTGGGTGTACCGCAGGGCAATCGGGTGGGCGGGCGGGGGCCTCCGCCGCGAAGCGGCGGTTTGAGACGGGCGCCAGGTAGGCAGGACGCCACGCCCTCCGAGTCACCGCGGGGCAATCGGGCGCGCCAGTTAAGGCAGAACACCACGTCCCCCCCCGAGTCGCCGCAGGGTAATCGGGTGGGTGGGCGGGAGACACCCGCCGCGGAGCGGCGGTCCAGGGGATACCCCCGGGTCACCGACAAGCGGCGTCCCCCCGGGCTTCGCCGGAGCCGGGCGGTCCAGGGGCACCCCCGGGTCACGAAAAGCCGCCCCCCGAAGCCCCCCGACCGGAGGGATGCCGAAGGGCCACTAAGAAGTGGCCCCCCGGCTCCCCCGGAGCCCCCGCACGCTCTCCCGGATCACGATGTGCGTCCCCAGCAGGTGCCTCTCCTGACCCGCCCGAGGCGCCCCCGCCAGAGCGAGGCGGACCGCCGTTCGGCCCATTTCCTCCGCCGGGATGTGCACCGTCGTCAGGCCGGGCGTGATGTCCGCCGCCACGGGGTCGTCGTTGTAGCCGACCACCGAGATGTCCTCAGGCACCCGCAGCCCGTACTCCCGCAGCGCGATCATCGTGGCCGCCGCCACCCTGTCGTCACCAGCGAACACCGCCGTGAAGTCCGGCTTGCCGTCGGCCTTCTTGAGGAGGTCCATGATCGCCTCGTA
Protein-coding sequences here:
- a CDS encoding alpha/beta fold hydrolase, whose amino-acid sequence is MSFVRIGGVPHHVEVTGSGPVCVLSAGLGLAWFDWDPVVELLAPWRTVVRFDRPGSGLSGHARVAPTLGGEAERIARILDAVNPGGRPATVVGHSLAGFHCEAFARLFPARTAGLVLVDSSVEERPRVRASREVRVGAARVCGAVLSGVGVPRAVGPALRRVAVRGDSGASSVEEVRRVYGASRVLRGSLLEYVTYGDAALELTTLRREFPLRERLPVTVLAAYSGGAVGWLARQRALAASLGATFRVAEPSGHLVMRDAPGGVAEAVLSTP